From the Nitrobacter hamburgensis X14 genome, one window contains:
- the glgX gene encoding glycogen debranching protein GlgX, with amino-acid sequence MRISEGTGVRLGSNWDGRGTNFALFSAHAEKVELCLFDSQGRREIERVALPEHNEDVWHGYLNDVSPGQLYGYRVYGPYDPQHGHRFNPHKLLLDPYAKKISGRLVWSDAHFAYRAGSPREDLSFDRRDNARAMPKATVIDETFNWGRREPRPSIPWEDTIIYEAHVKGLSKTRRDISPELRGTYRALAAPAMIDHLRRLGVTTIELLPIHGFIDDRQLVERKLSNYWGYNSISFFAPEQRYAKDAALDEFRTSVARLHDAGFEVILDVVYNHTAEGNHLGPTLSFRGIDNASYYWLMPDDPRFYDDFTGTGNSLNLTHPRVLQMVMDSLRYWVEVCHIDGFRFDLASTLARGPHGFDRNSSFFNAIRQDPALAAVKLVAEPWDVGPGGYQVGGFPSQWSEWNDRYRSTLRRYWAGEGHLIGDVGGRMTGSSDLFNRDDRAPRAGINHVTVHDGFTLADLFSYNEKHNEANGEDNRDGSNDNLSNNCGHEGPTDDPAIVALRRQLRKNQLACLMLAQGVPLLLAGDEVGNSQHGNNNAYCQDNEIGWIDWSGLGHEGDDMTGFVGRLTAIRRRFAQIRARQWVVGKKTDGSYGVLWLTPHGNEMTEADWNFPEGRFLSYVLGPMEHGRQALYVVLNAVPEPVEFRLPGMEEYKTWSIVLHTTDDDAEGSVHGPNATMQAPPRSVIAFAGQP; translated from the coding sequence ATGAGGATCTCGGAAGGCACAGGTGTCCGCCTCGGTTCGAACTGGGATGGGCGCGGAACGAATTTTGCGCTTTTTTCAGCCCATGCGGAAAAGGTCGAGCTCTGCCTGTTCGACAGTCAGGGGCGACGGGAAATCGAACGCGTCGCGCTGCCAGAACACAATGAAGACGTCTGGCACGGCTATCTCAACGACGTTTCGCCCGGTCAACTCTACGGCTATCGCGTCTATGGCCCCTACGATCCGCAGCACGGTCACCGGTTCAACCCCCACAAGCTGCTGCTCGACCCTTACGCGAAGAAAATCAGCGGACGGCTGGTCTGGAGCGATGCGCATTTCGCTTACCGCGCCGGAAGCCCGCGCGAGGATCTGTCCTTCGACCGGCGCGACAACGCCCGCGCCATGCCGAAAGCCACCGTCATCGACGAAACGTTCAACTGGGGCCGTCGCGAACCGCGGCCCAGCATTCCCTGGGAAGATACGATCATCTATGAAGCTCACGTCAAAGGCCTGAGCAAGACGCGTCGGGATATTTCTCCTGAACTGCGCGGGACCTACCGCGCGCTCGCGGCGCCCGCCATGATCGATCACCTGCGACGGCTCGGCGTCACCACCATCGAGCTTCTACCGATTCATGGCTTCATCGACGATCGTCAACTGGTCGAGCGCAAGCTGAGCAACTATTGGGGATACAATTCAATCTCGTTTTTCGCACCGGAGCAGCGCTACGCCAAGGATGCCGCGCTGGACGAATTCCGTACGTCGGTTGCCCGCCTTCACGACGCCGGCTTCGAGGTCATACTCGACGTCGTTTACAATCACACCGCCGAAGGCAATCACCTCGGGCCGACGCTGTCGTTCCGCGGCATCGACAACGCATCCTACTATTGGTTGATGCCGGATGACCCACGCTTCTACGACGACTTCACAGGTACCGGCAACTCGCTGAACCTGACTCACCCCCGCGTGCTGCAAATGGTCATGGACTCGCTACGCTATTGGGTCGAAGTCTGCCACATCGACGGCTTCCGCTTCGACCTCGCCAGCACGCTGGCGCGCGGCCCTCATGGATTCGACCGCAACAGCTCTTTTTTCAATGCAATCCGGCAGGATCCCGCCCTCGCCGCCGTCAAGCTTGTCGCCGAGCCCTGGGATGTCGGCCCCGGCGGCTATCAGGTCGGCGGCTTTCCTTCGCAATGGTCGGAGTGGAACGACCGATATCGCAGCACGCTGCGCCGCTACTGGGCCGGCGAAGGACATCTGATCGGCGATGTCGGCGGCCGCATGACCGGATCGTCCGATCTCTTCAACCGTGACGACCGCGCGCCGCGCGCCGGCATCAATCACGTCACCGTCCACGACGGCTTTACGCTGGCCGATCTGTTTTCCTACAACGAGAAACACAACGAGGCCAATGGCGAGGACAATCGCGACGGCTCCAATGACAATCTCAGCAATAATTGCGGCCACGAAGGACCGACGGACGACCCTGCGATCGTTGCGCTTCGCCGCCAGCTTCGCAAAAATCAACTCGCCTGCCTGATGCTCGCCCAAGGGGTTCCGCTTCTCCTTGCGGGCGATGAAGTCGGCAACAGCCAGCATGGAAACAACAACGCCTATTGCCAGGACAACGAGATCGGGTGGATCGACTGGAGCGGCCTTGGCCATGAGGGCGACGACATGACCGGCTTTGTCGGACGCCTTACCGCCATCCGAAGACGCTTTGCGCAGATCAGGGCGCGACAATGGGTGGTCGGCAAGAAGACAGACGGCTCCTATGGCGTGCTGTGGCTGACGCCGCACGGCAACGAAATGACCGAGGCCGACTGGAATTTTCCGGAAGGACGGTTTCTCTCCTACGTGCTCGGCCCGATGGAGCACGGCCGGCAGGCGCTCTACGTCGTCCTCAACGCGGTGCCGGAGCCGGTCGAATTCAGGCTTCCAGGCATGGAAGAGTACAAGACATGGTCGATCGTGCTTCATACCACGGACGATGATGCCGAAGGCAGCGTGCACGGCCCCAACGCAACGATGCAGGCGCCGCCTCGCAGCGTGATCGCGTTCGCAGGCCAGCCATGA
- the treY gene encoding malto-oligosyltrehalose synthase yields the protein MDSGIPRATYRLQFTSGFTFDDAVAIVPYLKKLGITHLYASPFMKARRGSTHGYDIVDHNVINPELGGEDGFNRLSTALTSHGIGLVLDFVPNHMGVHHADNAWWLDVLEWGPKSGFADSFDIEWDILPFRNKPGLLLPILGSAYGVSLTRGDIELKYDPRDGSFSAWYFEHRLPIAPERYSDIVKTIASQLPPTSARNDLLAIAERYAGRDNPGRDHASALKRDIAAIAGGAAAIDQGLEAYRSGPDRPAQAKVLHQLLERQHYRLAHWKLATSEINYRRFFDVNSLAGLRVEGRDTFDRIHGLVRRLIAENRIQGLRLDHIDGLYDPAQYCRRLRRLIREAQGADRRPFYLLIEKILGDHEAPPQFAGIDGTTGYEWLNAITHVLADEDGLKTLDEVWRQAGDVAPAFDPVLRAAKRRVIETLLASEFTVLTRLLARIAAGHYSTRDYSADSLRQALELFVLHFPVYRTYITQAGPAEGERKLIAETIAKARQEWFAADDGIFDFLQDTLTLDLLAPGRLTHSRERVRRFALKVQQFTGPMMAKSLEDTAFYRYHRLLAFNEVGGDPAAPALDVAGFHRKMLERAGRRPHGLTATATHDTKRGEDARTRILALTELSDQWASMVGRWKMFNAGLVSTNNGVRSPSVADEYMLYQALIGALPFDDIAPEFVARMQAYAEKACREAKLQTSWLNPDAAYEAGVRQFLAGIIDERRSLEFLQSLQSFARRTSLIGALNSLSQITLKATIPGVPDFYQGTELWDFSLVDPDNRRPVDFMAREAILDAAPADMAALAESWSDGRLKLAWTHHLLDMRARHAKVFTDGDYRPLTVEGADRRHVIAFVRTHRSEAVVVAVLRHFAPFTDAGMTWPAFDRLDARVDLGNLALIHPAVTERKLDLKRLFDRLPAAVLSARVSTRSEIARGRRLEQEFQKQRERDTLQGKGHFGKTAH from the coding sequence ATGGACAGCGGCATTCCGCGTGCAACCTATCGCCTGCAATTCACGTCCGGTTTCACTTTTGACGATGCCGTGGCGATCGTTCCGTATCTCAAGAAGCTGGGCATCACACATCTCTATGCATCGCCATTCATGAAGGCGCGCCGGGGCAGCACCCACGGCTACGACATCGTCGATCACAATGTCATCAACCCTGAACTCGGCGGCGAAGACGGCTTTAATCGGCTGAGTACAGCTTTGACCTCTCACGGGATCGGCCTAGTTCTTGATTTCGTTCCAAACCATATGGGCGTGCACCATGCCGACAACGCCTGGTGGCTGGACGTGCTCGAATGGGGGCCGAAGTCGGGGTTCGCCGATTCCTTCGATATCGAATGGGACATACTTCCGTTTCGCAACAAGCCGGGACTGTTGCTTCCGATTTTGGGATCGGCCTACGGCGTGTCGCTCACGCGAGGCGACATCGAGTTAAAGTATGATCCGCGGGACGGAAGTTTTTCAGCGTGGTATTTCGAGCACCGGCTGCCGATCGCACCGGAACGCTATAGCGACATCGTCAAGACAATCGCGAGCCAGCTTCCGCCAACGTCCGCCCGGAACGATCTGCTGGCGATCGCCGAACGCTACGCCGGTCGGGATAATCCCGGGCGCGATCATGCATCCGCCCTCAAGCGCGACATTGCGGCTATCGCCGGCGGCGCTGCTGCGATCGATCAAGGCCTTGAGGCCTACCGGTCCGGCCCTGACAGACCCGCGCAGGCCAAGGTTCTTCATCAATTGCTGGAACGACAGCATTACAGGCTTGCGCACTGGAAGCTTGCAACCAGCGAAATCAACTATCGACGATTTTTCGACGTGAACTCGCTGGCGGGGCTTCGTGTCGAGGGTCGCGATACGTTCGACCGCATTCATGGGCTCGTCCGCCGCTTGATCGCCGAAAACAGGATTCAGGGCTTGCGGCTCGATCACATCGACGGGCTGTACGATCCCGCACAGTATTGCAGGCGTCTGCGGCGCCTGATCCGCGAAGCCCAGGGCGCGGATCGCCGTCCTTTCTATCTGCTGATCGAAAAAATTCTCGGAGATCACGAAGCGCCACCGCAATTCGCCGGCATTGACGGTACGACGGGCTATGAGTGGCTGAACGCCATCACCCATGTCCTCGCCGACGAGGACGGTCTCAAGACCCTCGACGAGGTCTGGCGTCAGGCCGGTGATGTCGCGCCCGCCTTCGATCCCGTATTGCGCGCTGCCAAACGGCGAGTGATCGAGACCTTGCTCGCAAGCGAATTCACCGTTCTCACCCGGTTGCTGGCCCGCATCGCGGCGGGGCATTATTCCACGCGCGACTATTCCGCGGACAGCCTTCGCCAGGCACTCGAACTGTTCGTCCTGCATTTTCCGGTTTACCGCACCTACATCACGCAGGCGGGACCGGCCGAGGGCGAACGAAAACTCATCGCTGAGACGATCGCGAAAGCGCGGCAGGAGTGGTTTGCCGCCGATGACGGGATTTTTGACTTCCTGCAGGATACGCTGACGCTCGATCTGCTGGCCCCCGGAAGGCTGACGCATAGCCGTGAGCGGGTCCGCCGATTTGCGCTCAAGGTCCAGCAGTTCACCGGACCGATGATGGCCAAGTCTCTCGAAGACACCGCCTTTTATCGTTATCACCGCCTTCTCGCTTTCAACGAGGTCGGCGGAGACCCGGCCGCGCCGGCTCTCGATGTCGCCGGTTTTCACCGCAAGATGCTCGAGCGCGCCGGCCGCCGGCCGCACGGACTGACAGCCACGGCAACCCATGACACCAAACGCGGAGAGGACGCGCGGACGCGGATTCTCGCACTGACCGAATTGTCGGACCAGTGGGCGAGCATGGTCGGGCGATGGAAAATGTTTAATGCGGGATTGGTTTCTACAAACAACGGCGTCCGCAGCCCGTCCGTGGCGGACGAATACATGCTGTATCAGGCGCTGATCGGCGCCCTGCCCTTCGATGATATCGCACCTGAATTTGTAGCGCGAATGCAGGCCTACGCCGAAAAAGCCTGCCGCGAGGCCAAGCTGCAAACAAGCTGGCTCAATCCGGACGCGGCTTACGAGGCCGGCGTCAGGCAATTTCTGGCCGGCATCATAGACGAACGCCGGTCGCTCGAATTTCTTCAATCCCTGCAAAGCTTCGCACGTCGCACCTCGCTGATCGGTGCATTGAACTCGCTGAGCCAGATCACGCTGAAAGCGACGATACCCGGCGTTCCGGATTTCTACCAAGGCACGGAACTGTGGGATTTCTCGCTGGTCGATCCGGATAACCGGCGGCCGGTGGATTTTATGGCGCGCGAAGCCATTCTCGACGCCGCACCCGCTGATATGGCAGCGCTCGCTGAGAGCTGGAGCGACGGTCGGCTCAAGCTCGCATGGACGCATCACCTTCTGGACATGCGGGCGCGCCATGCGAAAGTCTTCACCGATGGGGATTACAGGCCGCTCACCGTCGAAGGCGCGGATCGCCGCCACGTCATCGCATTTGTCCGCACCCACCGCAGCGAGGCCGTCGTTGTCGCTGTCCTACGGCATTTTGCGCCATTCACGGACGCCGGCATGACCTGGCCGGCGTTTGACCGGCTTGATGCCCGCGTCGATCTCGGCAATCTGGCTCTCATCCATCCGGCGGTGACGGAACGGAAACTCGACCTGAAGCGACTGTTTGACCGGCTGCCGGCGGCTGTGCTGTCGGCGCGAGTTTCTACAAGGTCCGAGATCGCTCGCGGCCGGCGGCTGGAACAAGAGTTCCAAAAACAGCGCGAGCGCGATACGCTCCAGGGCAAGGGCCATTTCGGCAAAACCGCCCATTGA
- the treZ gene encoding malto-oligosyltrehalose trehalohydrolase, with amino-acid sequence MSAGRFGPLLRPDGVTFRLWAPGAREVSVITDTAHTMEKGSGGWFIAEVAATRPGSRYHYRIDDELDVPDPASSYQPDDVSGPSELVDHNQFRWKAIDWRGRPWHETVILECHVGTFTPEGTYRAMIGKLDHLISTGITALELMPLADFAGTRNWGYDGALWYAPDHVYGTPDDLRELIDQAHLRGLMVFLDVVYNHFGPEGNYLGRYAPQFFCDAQTPWGAAIDYRIPEVRAFAVDNALHWLGNYRFDGLRLDAVHALAEVGEPSILNDISHAVGVLARQSGRHIHLVLENDDNRAVLLDPSSDIPDGKYRAQWNDDYHHVWHVILTQETHGYYGDYATQPRRLLVRTLRDGFAYQGEPSAYRGGRARGEPIGALPPAAFVNFLQNHDQIGNRALGDRLEWTADARAIEAALAITLLAPMPPLMFMGEEWGATTPFPFFCDFKRDLADAVRAGRRREYAAAYEAYGDDVPDPLAQSTFESAALAWPEEGQNLPRHALVKELLRIRRDELTPHLGNAAFASAELRQNDRLLIAYWRLGNSALLHLRANISDHNVTNDAASLPGRPIWGGEPPARLPAWSVFWSMGAI; translated from the coding sequence ATGAGCGCCGGCCGCTTCGGCCCCCTTCTCAGGCCGGACGGCGTAACGTTCCGGCTTTGGGCGCCCGGCGCGCGCGAGGTTTCCGTCATCACCGACACCGCGCACACGATGGAAAAAGGCAGCGGCGGCTGGTTCATTGCCGAGGTGGCCGCGACCCGGCCCGGTTCACGCTATCACTATCGGATCGACGACGAACTGGACGTACCGGATCCGGCGTCGTCCTATCAACCCGACGACGTGTCCGGTCCAAGCGAACTTGTCGACCACAATCAATTCCGGTGGAAGGCGATCGACTGGCGCGGGCGGCCGTGGCACGAGACGGTCATCCTCGAATGTCATGTCGGCACGTTTACGCCGGAAGGCACCTATCGGGCCATGATCGGCAAGCTCGATCATCTGATTTCGACCGGAATCACCGCTCTCGAATTGATGCCGCTCGCCGACTTCGCGGGGACGCGGAATTGGGGTTATGACGGCGCGTTGTGGTACGCGCCCGATCACGTTTACGGCACGCCGGACGATCTCAGGGAGTTGATCGATCAAGCCCATCTGCGCGGACTGATGGTCTTTCTCGATGTCGTCTATAACCACTTCGGGCCGGAGGGAAATTATCTCGGGCGCTACGCACCGCAGTTTTTCTGCGATGCGCAGACCCCATGGGGAGCAGCGATCGACTATCGCATTCCGGAAGTCCGCGCCTTCGCAGTCGACAATGCACTGCACTGGCTCGGTAACTATCGCTTCGACGGCCTTCGCCTCGACGCGGTGCATGCCCTCGCCGAGGTTGGCGAGCCGTCGATCCTGAACGATATCAGCCACGCCGTCGGGGTTCTGGCGCGGCAAAGCGGACGGCATATCCACCTTGTGCTGGAGAACGACGACAACCGCGCGGTGTTGCTGGATCCGTCTTCCGACATTCCCGACGGAAAGTATCGCGCCCAGTGGAATGACGACTACCATCACGTCTGGCATGTCATCCTCACCCAGGAGACCCACGGCTACTACGGCGACTACGCCACGCAGCCGCGTCGTCTGCTCGTGCGAACGCTGCGCGATGGCTTTGCCTATCAGGGCGAACCCTCGGCCTATCGCGGCGGGCGCGCTCGCGGGGAACCGATCGGCGCACTCCCGCCCGCCGCCTTCGTGAACTTCCTTCAGAATCACGACCAGATCGGCAACCGCGCGCTGGGCGATCGCCTCGAATGGACCGCCGACGCGCGGGCTATCGAGGCCGCACTCGCAATCACCCTGCTCGCACCGATGCCGCCCTTGATGTTCATGGGCGAGGAATGGGGAGCGACCACGCCCTTTCCATTTTTCTGCGACTTCAAACGCGACCTCGCCGATGCGGTGCGAGCCGGTCGGCGCAGGGAATACGCCGCGGCCTATGAGGCGTACGGGGACGATGTGCCCGATCCCCTTGCGCAGTCGACATTCGAGTCGGCGGCTCTCGCGTGGCCCGAGGAGGGTCAAAACCTGCCGCGCCATGCGCTCGTCAAGGAACTGTTGCGTATCCGCCGGGACGAACTCACGCCGCATCTTGGCAACGCCGCGTTCGCCTCGGCCGAGCTGCGTCAAAACGATCGCCTGCTGATCGCTTACTGGCGCCTTGGCAACAGCGCACTGTTGCATCTTCGCGCCAACATCTCGGATCACAACGTCACCAACGATGCAGCTTCGCTGCCAGGCCGCCCGATCTGGGGCGGAGAGCCGCCGGCGCGCTTGCCGGCGTGGTCGGTCTTCTGGTCCATGGGAGCGATCTGA
- a CDS encoding DUF2249 domain-containing protein yields MTTQFMDVDVRPTLRAGGEPFGEIMAAVAKLPPGQGLRLLATFKPTPLLQVLGSKGFSHEAREIGGGDWEVLFTPGAAAGTAPARTATATDDSAWPEPVQHMDNRDLDPPEPLVRILAATETMAQGEVLSALLCREPAFLLPELAKRGHAWHGGFEPDGKTYKILIRVGAAKQAA; encoded by the coding sequence ATGACAACTCAATTCATGGACGTCGACGTTCGCCCAACCCTGCGTGCCGGCGGCGAGCCGTTCGGCGAGATCATGGCGGCGGTGGCGAAACTGCCGCCTGGTCAGGGCCTGCGGCTGCTCGCGACCTTCAAGCCGACGCCGCTGCTCCAGGTGCTTGGCTCGAAGGGTTTCAGCCACGAGGCGCGGGAAATCGGGGGCGGTGACTGGGAGGTGCTGTTCACGCCGGGCGCGGCGGCCGGCACCGCTCCGGCACGGACGGCGACCGCGACCGACGACAGCGCGTGGCCGGAGCCCGTGCAGCACATGGATAACCGCGATCTCGATCCGCCCGAGCCGCTGGTGCGCATTCTGGCCGCGACCGAAACGATGGCGCAGGGCGAGGTGCTGTCGGCGCTGCTCTGCCGCGAGCCGGCGTTCCTGCTGCCGGAACTGGCGAAGCGCGGTCACGCCTGGCACGGCGGCTTCGAGCCGGACGGCAAGACCTACAAGATCCTGATTCGCGTCGGCGCCGCCAAACAGGCCGCGTGA
- a CDS encoding glycogen/starch/alpha-glucan phosphorylase, which produces MVFESPPKQDRILEDDAPIRPESGDDDIVAEIKSAILSKIVLAAGKDVKRANIHDWYIAAALTLRDRIVYQWLQSDRAAQRRGDKRVYYLSLEFLIGRLLTDALTNMSLMGPFRTAVEDLGIDFDALRDAEPDAALGNGGLGRLAACFMESMATLAIPARGYGIRYEHGLFRQIVSDGWQEEFPEQWLLSGNPWEFERGDVVFDIQYGGHLDRIEQTDKPSRTLWIPDETIQAVAYDTPIVGWRGHHVNALRLWSARAVDPMRLDTFNNGDHLGAMSEMARAEAISKFLYPSDETPAGRALRLRQEYFFVSASLQDILDRHLHSDGDIRSLPSHAAIQLNDTHPSLAVPELMRLLVDKYQIGWDDAWDITTRTISYTNHTLLPEALETWQVELFERMLPRHLDIIYRINVDHLAAAEKHFGADARSRASVSLIDETGGRRVRMGHLAFVGSHRINGVSAMHSELMRETVFADLNSLYPGRITNKTNGITFRRWLHQCNPELTSLLQDACGAAVLDEPERLRMLEPLSDDRAFQQRFQAVKRANKIALAQTIASQLGIVVDPSALFDVQIKRIHEYKRQLLNAIEAVALYQAILANPEGNWTPRIKIFAGKAAASYRQAKLIIKFINDIGNVINNDPAIRDLLKVVFIPNYNVSAAEIIVPASDLSEQISTAGMEASGTGNMKLALNGAITIGTLDGANIEILEHVGEENIFIFGMKADEVVQRRAMGLDATGIISSSPMLTGVIEAIERGVFSPDDPSRFAPIAHALRFLDHYLVSADFEDYYRAQRAVDMKWHSPEWARSSILNVARMAWFSSDRTIREYAEDIWNIPLT; this is translated from the coding sequence ATGGTCTTTGAATCTCCTCCCAAGCAGGATCGCATCCTTGAAGATGACGCACCGATCCGGCCCGAATCCGGAGACGACGACATCGTCGCGGAGATCAAGAGCGCGATACTGTCCAAAATCGTTCTGGCGGCAGGAAAGGATGTCAAGCGCGCCAATATCCACGACTGGTATATCGCGGCGGCGCTGACGCTGCGCGACCGCATCGTCTATCAATGGCTTCAATCCGATCGTGCCGCTCAGAGGCGTGGCGACAAGCGCGTCTATTATCTGTCCCTTGAATTCCTGATCGGACGTCTGCTGACCGACGCCCTCACCAACATGTCGCTGATGGGGCCGTTCCGCACGGCGGTCGAGGATCTCGGAATTGATTTCGACGCGTTGCGCGACGCCGAACCGGATGCCGCGCTCGGCAACGGAGGCCTGGGCCGGCTCGCCGCGTGTTTCATGGAAAGCATGGCGACGCTGGCGATTCCGGCGCGAGGCTATGGCATTCGCTATGAACACGGACTGTTTCGTCAGATCGTTTCCGACGGATGGCAGGAAGAGTTTCCCGAACAGTGGCTGCTCTCCGGTAACCCCTGGGAATTCGAACGCGGCGACGTGGTGTTCGATATCCAGTATGGTGGACATCTCGACCGCATCGAGCAGACCGATAAACCATCCCGGACGCTCTGGATACCGGATGAGACCATTCAAGCGGTTGCCTACGACACGCCGATCGTCGGCTGGCGCGGCCATCACGTCAACGCGCTGCGGCTGTGGTCCGCACGCGCGGTCGATCCGATGCGCCTCGACACCTTCAACAACGGCGATCACCTCGGCGCGATGTCGGAGATGGCGCGGGCGGAAGCGATTTCGAAATTTCTCTATCCAAGCGACGAAACGCCGGCCGGCCGCGCATTGCGCCTGCGTCAGGAGTACTTTTTCGTCTCCGCCTCGTTGCAGGACATCCTCGATCGCCATCTGCACAGCGACGGCGACATCAGATCGCTGCCGTCCCATGCCGCGATCCAGCTCAACGATACCCACCCCAGCCTTGCCGTTCCCGAACTGATGCGGCTGCTGGTGGATAAATATCAGATCGGCTGGGACGATGCCTGGGACATCACCACCAGGACAATCTCCTATACCAATCACACGCTGTTGCCGGAGGCACTCGAGACCTGGCAGGTCGAACTGTTCGAGCGGATGCTGCCGCGCCATCTCGACATCATTTACCGGATCAACGTCGACCATCTTGCCGCGGCGGAAAAACATTTTGGAGCGGACGCCCGTTCGCGGGCATCGGTGTCGCTGATCGACGAAACAGGCGGCCGCCGCGTCCGCATGGGGCATCTCGCCTTCGTTGGTTCCCACCGCATTAATGGTGTCTCCGCCATGCATAGCGAGCTGATGCGCGAAACCGTGTTCGCCGATCTGAACAGCCTTTATCCGGGCCGCATCACCAACAAGACCAACGGCATTACCTTCCGGCGCTGGCTACATCAATGCAATCCGGAACTCACCTCACTGCTGCAGGATGCATGTGGCGCTGCGGTTCTCGACGAGCCCGAGCGGTTGCGGATGCTGGAGCCATTGTCGGATGATCGCGCGTTCCAGCAGCGCTTCCAGGCGGTCAAGCGGGCAAACAAGATTGCGCTCGCACAGACCATAGCCAGCCAGCTCGGCATTGTCGTCGACCCATCGGCACTGTTCGATGTCCAGATCAAGCGCATCCATGAATACAAGCGCCAGCTTCTCAACGCGATCGAGGCGGTTGCGCTCTATCAGGCCATCCTTGCGAATCCGGAAGGCAACTGGACACCGCGCATCAAGATTTTCGCCGGAAAAGCCGCGGCGAGCTACCGGCAGGCCAAGCTCATCATCAAGTTCATCAACGACATCGGCAACGTGATCAACAACGATCCCGCGATCAGGGACCTCCTCAAGGTCGTTTTCATTCCGAACTATAATGTCAGCGCCGCTGAAATCATCGTCCCGGCGAGCGACCTGTCCGAACAGATTTCCACCGCCGGCATGGAAGCCTCAGGAACCGGCAACATGAAGCTCGCGCTGAACGGCGCAATCACGATCGGAACGCTCGATGGCGCCAACATCGAAATTCTCGAGCATGTCGGCGAGGAAAATATCTTCATCTTCGGCATGAAAGCGGATGAGGTTGTCCAGCGCCGCGCCATGGGACTGGATGCCACCGGCATCATCTCGTCATCGCCGATGCTGACTGGTGTGATCGAGGCCATCGAACGCGGCGTGTTCTCGCCCGACGACCCTTCGCGTTTCGCACCCATCGCCCACGCGCTGCGTTTTCTCGATCACTATCTGGTATCGGCCGATTTCGAGGATTATTACCGCGCGCAACGCGCCGTCGACATGAAGTGGCATAGTCCGGAGTGGGCGCGTTCAAGCATTCTCAACGTCGCGCGCATGGCGTGGTTCTCGTCCGACCGCACCATCCGCGAATACGCCGAGGACATCTGGAATATTCCCCTGACCTGA
- a CDS encoding DUF2249 domain-containing protein, translating into MCQTSEETDVTEIDVRSLVPAQRHARFFQIVGDLRAGDSFVLVNDHDPKPLYYQLQAEHPDAFSWTYLEQGPSVWKVEIAKQFKVA; encoded by the coding sequence GAGACGGATGTCACCGAGATTGACGTGCGCAGCCTGGTTCCGGCGCAGCGCCACGCCAGGTTTTTTCAGATCGTCGGCGACCTGAGGGCGGGCGACTCGTTCGTTCTGGTGAACGACCACGATCCCAAGCCGCTCTACTATCAACTTCAGGCCGAGCACCCCGACGCGTTCTCCTGGACTTACCTGGAGCAGGGGCCCTCGGTCTGGAAGGTTGAAATCGCCAAACAGTTCAAGGTCGCTTGA
- a CDS encoding metal-sulfur cluster assembly factor: MTPEASEALAGEVKEALRLVIDPELGYNIVDLGLVYDVAVEDGGVVRVAMTTTTRGCPATDYLTNGARDAASSVPSAGAVDVVLTYNPPWTPDMMTPDAKSHLGIA, encoded by the coding sequence ATGACGCCCGAAGCGAGCGAAGCCCTCGCCGGCGAGGTCAAGGAGGCGTTGCGCCTCGTGATCGACCCAGAGCTGGGCTACAACATCGTCGATCTCGGACTTGTCTACGACGTCGCCGTGGAGGACGGTGGCGTGGTTCGTGTCGCCATGACCACGACGACACGCGGCTGCCCGGCCACCGACTACCTCACGAACGGCGCGCGCGACGCGGCGTCGAGCGTGCCCTCTGCGGGTGCCGTCGATGTCGTGCTTACCTACAATCCGCCGTGGACGCCGGATATGATGACGCCGGACGCCAAGAGCCATCTCGGCATCGCCTGA